In the genome of Fusarium poae strain DAOMC 252244 chromosome 1, whole genome shotgun sequence, the window AGGGACCTTGCCTCCCCAAAATCCCATTGCCTTGGCAGCTGTGGGCTCAGGGCCTGTACAGTAGAAATCGAGGCGCTCCTTGGTAGCGCCACCGATGAGACGGTAGACGGGCTCGTTGCGAACCTTTCCTAGAAGATCCCAAAGGGCGAGGTCGATGACAGAAATTACGGCGATGGGAAGGCCCTTGCGGCCGTAGAACATGGAGGCTCGGTACATTTGCTCAAAGAGGAGGTTCGTGTTGCGAGGGTCTGCGCCGATGAGGAAGCGCTCGAAGTGCTGGTGAACGAGCCAGCAAGCGGGAGGACCTATCGATTCTGTCAGCAAACCATTGCTGGCCGTCCTTGAGGCTCCCAATCCGGAAGCCTATGGTCCGAATCTCTTGAGCAGTCAAACTCACCTCCAAAGCCAGTGGCAAAGCCTACTGTTCCATCTGTGGCCTCAATCTCGACCAGAAATGAGCCCAGAACATTGATGCCCCAGCTGGTTCGTGACTTTTTGTATTGTTCCCATTTTGAAGCAGGTGTTGAAATATCGCTATCTATGAGCCTATAGGTTGATTGTGAGCGATGGTTTCGAGACGGGATGATATGGGATTGTGCCAGCATACCAGTGACCACCCTTGACGTTATGATAATCACCGCCTATCCAAGAATTGTTAGCATAAATTGGTAGTCATCGGCATTTTTTTGCATTTTGTCCCGTGGAGACCCATATCAGCACGACATACCTGATCCAACACCGCCAATTATGAAGGACCTAATGGCCTTGATCTTGGGGAAGTCCTTAACAGATGACATTTCAGAGGCAAAAGGTCAATTGAACCATGTACAAGCCGATGGAGGGGAATGGATGGAGCTTGACAAGTTGCGAAAAGGAAGATTAGTTATAACAGAGGAGtttaaaaagaagaagaagaatcgACCTGAGCTGGGGGTGAGCCTCTCTTTACAAAGGATGTGTTGCTGGTGGCACTACAAAGGTGGGTTGAACATAATTTGGACTGCAACAGTACCACCTCGAAACTCACAACTGACTGGTCAGTGAGTCTCGTGATGGTACAGTCCGGTAAAGTAATGTCCCGTAGGGGCCCGTAGGGGTTGTGCATTGCCTCGGATTCCCCTCTGACGAAACTAATATCGGGACAAGATGCACCGAACTTGGTGTTGAATAATGGAGTCATCTCCAATTGCAAGACCTTCTCCACAATTCCTCGGTCCTTGTCGGGGTTCAGAGAGTACATAAGAACAAGATCGGGAGCAGCTTCAGCTTAGCGGCGGCTCATaaattccttttttttttaattcggtttttttccttcttttcttactTGGCCTTTTTTGTCCGGAGATAATGTTTCTAGCTTTGCAATGATACGGAGGCTGCTGTTCTTTGGCCACTTGCTCCCCACCTTCAGGCTTCATACTCTACGTTGATTTCGTACAGTCAACGGCCTTGACTTCGTTTTTGTTGCCATGCATTCTGCCATGAACATTTGAGAGGTGCAATTGCGGGGTGACAGGGGGAAAGAAAAGCAACGTGCGGAGAGATTCTAAATACATAGCATAAGCTCGAATTTTTGAGAATGAGACTCTGAAAACTATTTACGAACATAAAAATCTGTTCAACAACGGTGAACTTGATATACATATAGACATTTTTGATGCTTAATCCCTGTGCCAGAATATCCACTCTGTAATGTAATAACCATTGAATAACCTTGTTCGTTTTTGAAGACAGAGACAGCCCTTTTGAGGCTGAATTGAGGACCCAAATGGGACTAATACTGTTACAGCACACAATGTACCTACACCGGGTCCGGGGCAAAAGAACTTTACGATATCCACTCGAATATCACTTCCACAAATCAGATTATACCGCTTCTCCCATTTCCCCGCTTCAGATCCCCTTGAGGAAAGAGCCTGGGAGAATGAGGTCAAGGTTGAGAGGTAAGAAGGTTTGGGCAGGTACAGCCTACAGGACGCGTGCGGCGTGAGGATCCCGTCATTTCTCTCCGCATTATAGATCCATCCTAGTTGAACCGGACTGGGAAATTCCACTCTTGAAGCATGTGAAGCCAACTGCTTCTTTCCTTTCCATCGGAATCAATCTCTTTTCCCTAAAGTTTCACAACAACCTGATCAAACCCCAAGAGCTCATAATAGTATTcattcaatcaattcttGCAGCTCCGGTTAACCGACCGGCAAGACCAAGCTCTGGTAGTCTGTtcacctactaaggtagctCCCGAGTCCACCTCGGCCCACCTCAAATTGACCCGGTCATCAAGGCGCCACTTCCCATCTGTCCGAGGCACAAAGCCAGCAGAAAGCGCAGAGAATGGTGAAAAGACCGATGCCAGGCAAAGAGGAGATATCAGCTCATAAATAGGATTCGAGAAAATATTCATGCGGATCGGCAATTCACGGTATTGATAGAATATCCTAACGTTAGGTGCCTACCCTGATGTCAGGTCACCCATCCATTCCTCTCCTACCTATTTAGTGCTGTACAGGCCTATTTATCCTCGGGCGATCGTGTTCCTGCTCCCGCTTGACATTATCCCGGACCGCGAGGTCAAACACGACTGGTCTTTCGCGCGCGTATATGCTGTTCACGATTTCGTCGCTTCTTGCTGCGCCTTGGTCTACCCCTGTTCTTGGGCTCTATTCACGTCGCTCGCACGACTGTTGGGGAGCTCGTTCGTTCTTACATCGTGCCGACACACGAGACCAGTTACAAGGGCTCCAGGGAAATCACCCTTACGCCCAACACCCATCTCACATTTAACCATGCAGAACGGGGCCAGCAAAGTGTCGGGCGACGGCTCGGTAGAGAATCGCCCGCCTTCCACAGAAGCAGACAGTGATGAAGCCAACCAATTCCATAGTGAGGACGAAGACCACGGCGACCACGAAACTCTCTGTCGTAATGGGAAGAGGAAACGTCCTGTCTCAGTCTCGTAAGTCCAGCTCCCGTCTCTGCTTGTTACCTACACACTTGTTCCCAACCATACGAACAACCGTCTCAGACTCTGATCGAGCCCATGTCTCAAGTTGAGAATTTGTTCTTCTCTCTTGGCAGATCTCCAATTCGATAATCATGCTGGAGTCTTATCTGCATTTCCTATACTCTCTTATCAACACCATGCCATCCGAGACCACTTCATCGCCCCGTCACTCGACCTCCCCGCTCACTACAAATCTTGAACATTACACCACACTGCAGATTCAATCTGTTTTGTCTACAACTGTACAAGATTTCGCCGACACTGAAGCTAACGTTGCCGTACCCAGATGTGAGCTGTGTAAGCAAAGAAAAGTACACATAATTGTGTCCCTTGTTTTCTACCTTGACCATGCTGACTTAATTCATCTTCCAGGTCAAGTGCGATCGTGGCCAGCCGTCGTGTGGGTGGTGCAGCCGCAATGGCGCTGTATGCGAGTACAAAGAGCGCAAAAAACCAGGCCTAAGGGCGGGCTATGGACGCGAGCTTGAGCAGCGCCTCGACAAACTCGAAGAAATTCTGCGCTCTCATGCTGAGATTATTCACGGTTCTCTAGTATCCAATACAAACCCAGTGTTTGCTGCCAGTATTCGACAAAGCAACCCAAGCCTTCCCAGTGAACAAGAATCACCACGGGACACTCATCACAACCTCTTCCGACCATCCGAACCAGTCCGCACACCTCAAACTGACCCAGCTTTATTCGGACAGAAAGCTCATGGCTCGAATTTTGCACCAAGCACACAGAGTCTTGATTTTAGTATTGCTCATACACCCAAGATGAACGATGGGTACCATGGTCAGAACAGGTCGTCATTTTCAGGCACGGCTCAATTATCGCCTATACAGCATAACAACGCTACTCAAGAATACTATACTTCAGTACAGCCAAATATTCATTCACCTACAGCGCCGTTATCCTCGGCACCAGGAGCCTCAACCCCTGACCGTGATATGCCGCCATACGATCTTCTTTACGCACTGGTAGACCTTTATTTTAAGCACATCAACACTTGGTGCCCTATTCTCCATCGCAAAACAACTCTCGATAGCCTCTTCGGGCCATCTGCGCTCGATGAAACAGATCGAGTTCTGCTACATGCAATCGTGGCAACAACTATGCGCTTCTCGGCAGATGCAAGATTAACTGAGGAGCGGCGAGAACACTACCACAGGGTCTCCAAAGAGCGTGTCCTGCTCTATGGTATGGAGAACTCTTCAGTCAAGGCTTTGCAAGCCCTCGTTATACTGGCGCTTGATCTTTGCGGAAGCAGCAACGGCCCACCGGGATGGAACATTATGGCCCTCATTACCAGATCTGTTGTGCAGCTTGGTCTAGCTGTCGAGGTCACCTCATCGACTGTGTCGCCTCACTACCTGTCAATTTATACGCTTCGGGCTATGACACTGTCAGAGCCTAAAGATTTTATTGAGGAAGAATCAAGACGCCGGTTGTTCTGGATGATATATTTGCTAGACAGATATGCAACACTTGCGACTGCCTTTGAATTTGCTCTTGACGACAAAGAAATTGATAGGACATTACCGTGCCGCGATGACCTATGGATAAAGAATCAAAAGGTCGATACGCGATGGTTTACCACCGACCTACACTCCGGTTCTCCGGGACACGACATCGACCAGCCTGAGAACCTAGGCGCATTTGCTTACTATATCGAGATACTCGGCATTCTTTCGAAGATACACAAATTTCTCAAGCGGCCGGTTGACATTAGTGCTTTGAGTGATGTGGAACAGTGGCAGATGAGATACAAGGAACTGGATAACATGTTGACATCTTGGAAATTTAGCCTTCCTGGGGAGTTTGGCAACATGGCCAAACTGTTTCACCCTGGGAGCAAGAACATCAATTGTGCTTGGGTAATGCTTCACGCCACGTACCACACTGCTGTTATTCGTCTTCACTCTTCCGCCGCATATCCTACAACGAGGTCTCCTATTTTCACACCATCCTACAGCGCGTCACAGCGATGCCATGGTGCAGTCGAGAATGTCGCCGCACTGGGGGAGTTTGTCGTGAACAATGGAATGCTAGCGAAATTGGGGCCTCCTTTTGCTTTCACCCTCTGGGTTTCAGCGCGCCTACTCCTTGTTCACGGATCGACGGTTGAGCGTAAGCTATCACCACAGCTTCCGTTTTTCGTCGAGAGTCTACGCGAAATGGGGCGGTATTGGCCCGTCGCAGCCCGATACTCCCAACTCTTACAGAGAGTCCTCGACGAGCATCATGACAGTGAGCGGCAAGGGGATGGTATTACTCCTAGCTCGGTCAAAATCTTGTCTGACATGCGACGTACGGCATTCGACTTGGATTTCCTCATTTCCCGCCAGCCGAAGCAGCCAGGTGGTTCAACTCTCAGCAGACTACCGAGCGTTACACCAGCACGGACCCCGGCGCCTAACGAGCTCGAGTATCTTGATGTGTTCGATTTTTTTAATGTTCCTCGTCTTCCTTTTGGTGGTGAGAACATATCTGGCGTCAACAGTGCCCCAGTGCCATCAGGTACAGACATGAACGCGTCCAACGACAGCGGTACGGGTTTGGGAGCATCGAACGAGTTCAACATCACCAATTTTATGGTTGACGCTAACAGTGACTGGCTTTTCAAGCAAGAAGGTGGTCCTAAGTACATGGCAGCTACGTAAGCTGCGTCCCAAAGTAGAACGGGTTATCGTTATATTTGTTAAAAATTGGTTTCAGTTCTGGATGAATTTAACTATCGATACCCCTTTTTTGCATGTCGAGATTTGTTGATGAAGATACAAGGATAATACTGTTTACTTATTTGGCTATGCTGGTGTTTTGGAGACAGTGATATCAAATTTGAAGACCTGGTGGATTCCGAGCCCAGGGAGTATGAATAACAGGTTCATGGCACCAAAATCTCACACCAGTATAGATCAGTCATATTACGGGAAGGTCTTGTTAAGCCAAAGGGTTCCGCAAGTTTGGCTTGATCTTATTGGAAGTTATGTGCCGATACAACATCCTGCCGGGTTTTCGCTCCTGCTTAGACGAATGAGAAACGAGAAACAGGAAGTTCTCCATatcaagaaaaacaaaatACATGCCTAAGTAACTAATTCTCTACAggagtattataaatattgcCAGTGCAGTACTGGACCCAGCCGTCGAGGTTCATCTTTTTGATGACAATACTGAACCCGTCGGTGCCTTTGGCTTTGCCTTTCTTGGAGCAAATCACCTTGCGGTCGGTCTCCTTGACCTTCGGTGCACCCTTAGGGTACTCGATATTGAATACCGGCTTCTTGGCCTTTATGAAGGCGGCAAATGTCTCGCATTCGGAGTATTCGACACACTGCTCATTGACTGAGAACTGAACGAAGGGCAGAACAGACTTGATGATATCGCCGGCGTTCTTGAGCCCAGTCGACATGTTGTACTTGGCGGCTTCGGCGGCAAGGAACTTCACGTAATCGATGGAATCCTTCTGGGTTAAGCCAAGGCCATTGTCATTTTGCTGTAGTTATGTTAGATCCGGTGCGTCAATTGATGATAGTGGTGACCTACATAGCCATCGACATTGTCGGGATCGATAGCGTCACAACCCTTATCGGCAGCATACTTAATACGCTTCTTCATGATATTGCGAACGTTTTTGCTCCTAAGATTAATCCATTTCTCGTCAGGCCACCCGTCCATCGTCTTGCCCAGATCGGCCTTCTTGAATTGGTTCTTGTCATCACGCCAGTTCTCCCAAGATCCAGCACTGAAGTAGCAGATGACCTTCTTCCCAGCCTTGTGCAACGCCTTAAATGTTTCAGCATCGTTGTCGTAGAGGTCCAGATCATATATGCCAACATTGGGCTTGAGGTTCTTAGCGGTTCCAtccttgttgagcttgagagGCTTGAGAAGAATGATCTGCCAGGTAGTGCCGACCTTTGGTTGCCATAGACTGCCACGGGCCTTTAGATAGGGTTCTGTCGAGTCGTCACTCTCTGTGTTGGAGGTCTCATGGCCGTCGTTTCCTCCCTTTCCTTGAGTGAGACCAAGTCCGAGGCCAACCGACAGAGCAACTATCACTGCAAGGGTCACACCGATTACAGTGAGCTTCTTCCATAGCGGCGGCAACGATTTCCTCGTGTTTCCCACTTCCATTTTCTCTGAGATGACGACCTCCGTGGCTGGTTTTGTGGCCATGGTCGTGATTGCGGTGCAAGTCCAGGAACAAGTAAGTATGGCGGCCGGCTACCCGTTTGTGGCTCTGTGCTCCTTATAAAagatagaagaagaagatactAGGGGAAAGGAATTACATGAGCATGCCAGATGTTCGAGCTCTAATCCCCATCCGGCCCGTGGGCAGGTCGAGGGCGGAGCATTTGTGCATGGATTCGATGGTCAGACCTGTACCAGCTCATGGAATTCGACAATACCGCTAGCAATATTCTGCACTCTTGGTTGGTTAACGAGCTGGCAAGAAGTGGCGTTTTTGCCTGTAGAAAGCCCAGGCCCAATAAGGAAATCTCCTTGGGATCCAGTAGGCTGAGTTGCCGTCAGCACCAAGCCTCTAGCTTGAGATCTAGAACGAGCTAAGGATTCAGTAGGCAGCCCACGCAAGATGAAGGTTCCTTAATTCTATTGTTTGATGAATTTGATGAATGCCAGTGCTGTGCCAGGTAGTCACAGGGCTTCGGGAGCATCCGAATTGATTGGGGACACCCAAAGCTTTGAGTTACAGAGATCAGCGTCTTGTTTATTGTGTTGCAAATTGCCGCATTTGAAACATTCCGTCTCTTCTTGGCTGTCAATACTTTCTATTGTCTTGGGTCAAGAACTGGCACGTATTCACGCACTGTCTAAGCTCTTAATGGGTATATTTTCCAAGGTGTATGCTCCTACAGTTGCTCGGAGAACACTTATTTGACACGAACAGTTTCATATATATTGATATGGGTTCTATTGACCATGTTTGGGACAGGGGCTTGGTTAGACAATATCAAAGCAGAAAGACAATCACGAGGCTCTCAGAGACTCTTCAAAAAGAGAATTGAACCTCATAACACTTTTATAATCCAAGCAAGTACTCGCTTGAAAGTAGTCGTTATCGTAAGCCACGCCACCTGTGTTACAAGGTGCCTTAGTAGATACCTACCTGAGTCTTACACTCTACCCTACCCTAGAGACAAAAACACAGTGCTCTGTATGCCTCATGACTCAGATACACAGCATCGTATCGGCTCACAAAGCCCTCTCATCATGTTGCGGGGTTTCTGAATGCCAATGCGCAAGCTCCATCAAATACAGAATGATGCCAGATGCCTATGAGTAATTTAGCCTAAGAGCCCTCTTCCAGTCCATCTATAACCATTTCAGGTCGATGTTGTCCGAGATCGAGCCCTGAATAGGAAACTCGGCGACCAAGACTCCGAAAAGGACAGCAACACAATGAATTAAATATGTGATGATTGAGCATAAATAACATACTCGAAGACAAGTGAATATGGCATTGAAGTAGACCAATTGCTTCTCTTGTTGATGTCGTGGACTGCTGTTTCGTAAGCACCAATACCAGTGTCAGTATCATATCCATACCACACACACCATCATGAAGGCGTTCTCAACTCAAGTCATGGCCGTGTCAGCTTTGATGGCAGGGCTTTCTCAATCGTTTGAGATGAAGCGACCCCCACCAGTCGAGCTTGTCAAAGGATTCGACTGGGCAGACCCATTCACTCTCAGTTCCATGGCGGCGTTCCAGCCAAGATGTGACGAAAAGAAACAGTTCGAGGTTTTCGAGTACACACTCGCAGAGCTGATGGAACCTCCCCCAAAGGGATTAAAACCTTGGGCCAAGGGTCTCAAAGCAGTCTTTGCCAACAGAGAATACCCCGGAGGATGGCTCGGCCTGGACCCTCACGCTGGTGGTCGCAGCGTATTGCTGATGAACTATGATCAGATTCCTCTCGTGGTtcgtgaatggattgaaCGGCAGGAGCGAACCGATGGCGAGGGTAAGGCGCTTTTCGCCGTGCTTGAGAAACCAAAgaacgacgaagatgagatTGAAGAGATCGTCAAGTTTCCCGAAGCTGACCAGGTCGATCGGGAAAACGATAAAGACAAGGTTGCCGTTTTTGCACCTGGTGCTTTGTACGGCATCCTTCCCCTCTGGGCGGCGGGAGCAAGTGAATGCAAAGGTAAGATGAGATACCCAGTCTGGTCCTGTGTCTGGTGTGCAATGGCTTATAACCAAACCGCAGATCAACTTGTCGACTTGTCCAAGTACAGCCCAAAGCCTGCCGACGGCGGCGTTGTTGCTTGGGTTCTACATTCGGAGCGCCAGCCTGATCAAAAGACAAAGGTTGACATCAGAGTCCAGGCACTTAAGGAAAAGGAGGTCAAGGGCGGTCAAGGGCAAGGCCAGGCGAAAACAGCATCAAGGGAAGAGTTGTAAGGTTGGTGTTTATAGTGACTGCATTTCCTAAGTATCGAGGTAGCGTTCAAATCCATCGAGTTCCAGTTGTATAACTGATGATTAAACCGGCATAATATGGGAGtgtttaattttattttatgaTCTGGCATACCTCTCttggtacctacctacctacctactaaccttggcgaggaagcaCAATGCACAAAGGGTTTCCACCCTGCACATTCTGACTTAATTGGTCAATTGAGAAGAATAAAGAAAACAATTTTTGGGCAGTTGGCGTTAAGGTTCATTTGTTCCTGCCTTAGAGGTGAATATTCCTTGCATCCATAACCTTAGTAAGTTAgtagatggatggatggcaaTGCGGACTGCTAGTTCCAGCCATCGTGATCTGAACTGACTTCGGACCCTTTTCCGACCTCGCAGGTACGCCTTGAATATAAACGTTTCCCCCTCATGGTTTTGACCGCCGTTCTAGAGTTCGGATCATAATCTATTGCAGGGCTAAAAGACCCCAGTCCGGTTCGTTGGGCCGGGCATCTATCCTACACTATAAGTACTGTACTTGCGCACACACCGCCTTCGGGTATGATGCATCAGATCGACACCAGCTTCACGATGCATGTTTGAGTTGTCATGATATGGGTCTGAATGTCATGAAGAGTCAtttactgtactgtactgtacctaGCTAGTGCAGCAAGATGCGGTGGCCGTCGTATGATGAaggacaaaaaaaaaaagcatGTGAAGATGCTGTCCAAGCCAAGCAAGTCAGCAAGAAAGCATACATGTAGGTGAGCCTTACCGTCGTTTAGGTTCAACAGAGGCCATTGATTAAATGTGAGGCTTTGTCAGAGTGCATCAACCAACCTCTTCACATCCATtacttacctaggtacctaggtacccaCTTGCTCAGGCCTCAGAGTTGCAGAATTGATACTGCTTGCCTCAAAGATAAGATAATTTAATCACCCTGTACTATTTTAATCATGGTGTTCTTGGGCTGTTAATTTTCTTCATCCCGAGTTTAGTCAGGTCTCGAGTTTTCCTCCTTTCTCTAGGTTACCTCAGTTAGCAGCTAACCTACCACCGCTAAGTGTCCTGTTTGTAGACCTTGCAGGGTTAGCTCAGGCACTCGTGGCAATACGACGCTACTAAACAACCCCAGTATCGCATCCAATAGTCTCCGGTGTGCGATGGTGTTCTCCAGACAGATCAGAACCGTCCGTGCAATTCACCGATTGCGCTTATCTTCACATACGATGTGATTCGCAATGGCAATGACGGAAGGGTATTCAGACCTCCAGCTAGTCGTGTCGAAAACATTCAGATTCGTAATAGTCAGCCACCACGGTTTGAGGCACGACAGCTTATGAATGTCCCGGATGCGGTCTATTGCAGAAGAGCTGGATGGATGGGATGGCAAGAAAAACTAACTTGTAACTGCCTGCTTCCTACTAGCcttactaggtacctagcctTGAACCAGCCCAACTTTCGCCAATCAACCCGACCGCCAGCGAGCAAACGCCAGGACCTCCATGTCGTCAGAAGCGGTCCCACAGCTCTCGAACTGCATCTGTGAGTCCACCTGTTGCAGATTTGACACTGCAGATGGGACTCATGGGTCCTCCCAGCAGACAATGGGTATTGTACCTAAAGAGAAttcggattttccaacatgaGGAGAGATTTAGGGTAGTGTCGAGTCGATAAAACAGTATCAGCAACAGGTCAGGCTGTTGCCACCCGTATTATAGCAGCGATTGGAAACGTTGAATAATTTCGGTGAAATATTCAGCTTGGAGGCTGGGGGTAACGAGAACAGTCAAACGAGGTACCTTTTTCTCAGATGCGTTGTACAGTACAAGCGACGAGACCCAAGCTTGGCTGATCCATCGAGACGTACTCGTACCCAGGGcgttgcattgcattgcatcgcatcgcatcgcatgcATGGCCTCGCTCGCATCGCATGCATGGCCTCGCTCGCATCACAAGCGTTGTCTTTGATACCTGATAACAACTTCAATCATCTCAATCTAGGTTGCTACTCACATCCTCTTTCTTCAGTTGTtgctgctcctgctcctgctcctgctcctgtcGACGCTGCACATCATCACTGATTCTGCACAAAATCGAAGTCGAATAAACCCCACATACCTACCCTCCAATTGCTTCTTACATCAATATCATCACAACCATCTTTGGCTGGTACCTACTACTGTTACCTATCTGTACCTTTATATTTGCACCTTGTTTCTCTACTTTCCGCTTTCAAACTTTTTCTATGACCTTCTCTCAAGTTCCTCAGATCAAAACATATCTCCTCACCGTATCGACTTTACGTATCGCTGCAATAATCACCCTGCTCTGCATCCGGCGAAGGCAAAACCATCTTCTCAAACGGCCTAGAATCAATCCCTGTATCAATCGTTCCGGTCGATGCGGTCGCAGCACCCTTGATTTGTACCGGCTGTACCTTTTTCTTGTGTCGTTACTACTGCCCCGTAGCCAtagccgccgccgccgaccATCTTTAATTTCGCTCCAGTCCCCCCCAGCCTTGTTGACCAACG includes:
- a CDS encoding hypothetical protein (TransMembrane:1 (i31-52o)~CAZy:GH114) produces the protein MATKPATEVVISEKMEVGNTRKSLPPLWKKLTVIGVTLAVIVALSVGLGLGLTQGKGGNDGHETSNTESDDSTEPYLKARGSLWQPKVGTTWQIILLKPLKLNKDGTAKNLKPNVGIYDLDLYDNDAETFKALHKAGKKVICYFSAGSWENWRDDKNQFKKADLGKTMDGWPDEKWINLRSKNVRNIMKKRIKYAADKGCDAIDPDNVDGYQNDNGLGLTQKDSIDYVKFLAAEAAKYNMSTGLKNAGDIIKSVLPFVQFSVNEQCVEYSECETFAAFIKAKKPVFNIEYPKGAPKVKETDRKVICSKKGKAKGTDGFSIVIKKMNLDGWVQYCTGNIYNTPVEN
- a CDS encoding hypothetical protein (BUSCO:4515at5125); its protein translation is MQNGASKVSGDGSVENRPPSTEADSDEANQFHSEDEDHGDHETLCRNGKRKRPVSVSCELCKQRKVKCDRGQPSCGWCSRNGAVCEYKERKKPGLRAGYGRELEQRLDKLEEILRSHAEIIHGSLVSNTNPVFAASIRQSNPSLPSEQESPRDTHHNLFRPSEPVRTPQTDPALFGQKAHGSNFAPSTQSLDFSIAHTPKMNDGYHGQNRSSFSGTAQLSPIQHNNATQEYYTSVQPNIHSPTAPLSSAPGASTPDRDMPPYDLLYALVDLYFKHINTWCPILHRKTTLDSLFGPSALDETDRVLLHAIVATTMRFSADARLTEERREHYHRVSKERVLLYGMENSSVKALQALVILALDLCGSSNGPPGWNIMALITRSVVQLGLAVEVTSSTVSPHYLSIYTLRAMTLSEPKDFIEEESRRRLFWMIYLLDRYATLATAFEFALDDKEIDRTLPCRDDLWIKNQKVDTRWFTTDLHSGSPGHDIDQPENLGAFAYYIEILGILSKIHKFLKRPVDISALSDVEQWQMRYKELDNMLTSWKFSLPGEFGNMAKLFHPGSKNINCAWVMLHATYHTAVIRLHSSAAYPTTRSPIFTPSYSASQRCHGAVENVAALGEFVVNNGMLAKLGPPFAFTLWVSARLLLVHGSTVERKLSPQLPFFVESLREMGRYWPVAARYSQLLQRVLDEHHDSERQGDGITPSSVKILSDMRRTAFDLDFLISRQPKQPGGSTLSRLPSVTPARTPAPNELEYLDVFDFFNVPRLPFGGENISGVNSAPVPSGTDMNASNDSGTGLGASNEFNITNFMVDANSDWLFKQEGGPKYMAAT